One stretch of Jiangella gansuensis DSM 44835 DNA includes these proteins:
- a CDS encoding Gfo/Idh/MocA family protein → MSDDHDAPVRLLVLGAGSRGGQAYAGWCLDHPEAARVTGIADVDDERLGAVGDAHGVAPEHRYTDWRAALAQPGPWDAVVVATPDRLHVDPTVRALELGYDVLLEKPIAPTADELDRLVAAAKDHPGAITVSHVMRYTPFFKTLRRLLQEGHIGELQGVEHAENIAYWHFAHSYVRGNWHRTEQSSPMLLAKACHDLDILRWLVDSPYAAVSSFGDRRHFRLENAPAGSTERCIDGCAVADSCPYNAERFYVEQLAGVETWPISVITNDPSPAGRMRAMRETDYGRCVYRMDNDVVDHQTTSLRFANGVTASLVVSAFTSQNTRVITLMGSHGEIRSDLETGRIEVVRFRDSTPDVAGLPASGAVGFVEQVPEDRGGHSGGDAGLMADFAERTRQRLAGLPVEAAPSAFEESLESHWVAFAAERSRQNGTIEYL, encoded by the coding sequence ATGAGCGACGACCATGACGCGCCGGTGCGTCTGCTGGTGCTGGGTGCCGGGAGCCGGGGCGGCCAGGCCTACGCCGGCTGGTGCCTGGACCACCCCGAAGCGGCGCGGGTGACCGGAATCGCCGACGTCGACGACGAGCGGCTGGGCGCCGTCGGCGACGCGCACGGGGTAGCGCCGGAGCACCGCTACACCGACTGGCGGGCCGCTCTGGCCCAGCCGGGGCCCTGGGACGCCGTGGTGGTCGCCACGCCGGACCGCCTCCACGTCGACCCCACCGTGCGTGCTCTGGAGCTCGGCTACGACGTGCTGTTGGAGAAGCCGATAGCGCCGACGGCGGACGAGCTGGACCGGCTGGTGGCCGCGGCCAAGGACCACCCGGGCGCCATCACCGTCTCGCACGTCATGCGGTACACGCCGTTCTTCAAGACGCTGCGCCGGTTACTGCAGGAAGGCCACATCGGCGAGCTACAGGGCGTGGAACACGCGGAGAACATCGCCTACTGGCACTTCGCGCACAGCTACGTGCGCGGCAACTGGCACCGTACGGAGCAGTCCAGCCCGATGCTGCTGGCCAAGGCCTGTCACGACCTCGACATCCTGCGCTGGCTGGTCGACTCGCCGTACGCCGCGGTCTCGTCGTTCGGCGACCGTCGGCACTTCCGTCTCGAGAACGCTCCGGCGGGCTCCACGGAGCGGTGCATCGACGGCTGCGCGGTCGCCGACAGCTGCCCCTACAACGCCGAGCGGTTCTACGTCGAGCAACTCGCCGGGGTCGAGACCTGGCCGATCTCCGTCATCACCAACGACCCGTCGCCGGCCGGCCGGATGCGGGCGATGCGCGAGACCGACTACGGTCGCTGCGTCTATCGCATGGACAACGACGTCGTCGACCACCAGACGACATCGCTGCGGTTCGCCAACGGCGTGACGGCGTCGCTGGTCGTGTCCGCGTTCACGAGCCAGAACACGCGGGTCATCACGCTCATGGGCAGCCACGGCGAGATCAGGTCCGACCTGGAGACCGGTCGTATCGAGGTCGTCCGCTTCCGGGACTCGACGCCGGACGTGGCGGGTCTGCCGGCCAGCGGCGCGGTCGGCTTCGTGGAACAGGTCCCCGAGGACCGTGGCGGGCACTCCGGCGGCGACGCCGGACTGATGGCCGACTTCGCCGAGCGGACTCGGCAGCGGCTGGCCGGCCTGCCGGTCGAGGCCGCGCCCAGCGCGTTCGAGGAGAGCCTCGAGAGCCACTGGGTGGCGTTCGCCGCGGAACGTTCCCGGCAGAACGGCACCATCGAGTACCTGTGA
- a CDS encoding ABC transporter substrate-binding protein, with protein sequence MWRRPLCAVAAIALVAVGCSNDDDGDSAGGGGDGSITLWTVYDTADRIATMQPVLETFTEQSGIDVELVGVSAPDLSQAMVSAAAAGDLPDVVVHGVELAAGWVNEGILDAAAASELIDELGTDTFNESALDLIRVEDAEGEYATVPSDGWGQMIFYRSDLFDAAGLEEPSTYENALAAAEQLNGQDGTAGFALGSSGGDGFTMQVFEHVALANGCQLVDDEGEVTLDSPECVEAIQFYVDLNEFAPTGAGDVDTTRANYLAGRAAMTSWSPHLLDELAGLFPDTPLTCAECANDQQWLVDRTTILPLFQGPSGDEPTQFGLTINLGITSSADTESAKELVRYLLGEDGYMGFLSISPEGRFPMRNGPEAGDTSFVDGWRELAVGSGSETVTVGELYGDEAVETIATGATGFERWGFAQGYGALVTAMYGDLELTNILRDALDGTITAEEAAAQMDESATQLASALG encoded by the coding sequence ATGTGGCGACGGCCTCTGTGCGCCGTGGCGGCGATCGCGCTCGTCGCGGTGGGTTGCTCGAACGACGATGACGGCGACTCCGCCGGCGGCGGCGGGGACGGCAGCATCACCCTGTGGACCGTGTACGACACCGCGGATCGCATCGCGACCATGCAGCCGGTGTTGGAAACCTTCACCGAACAGAGCGGCATCGACGTCGAGCTCGTCGGCGTCAGCGCTCCGGACCTGTCCCAGGCGATGGTGTCCGCGGCCGCCGCGGGCGATCTGCCGGACGTCGTCGTGCACGGCGTCGAGCTGGCCGCCGGCTGGGTCAACGAGGGCATCCTCGATGCTGCCGCCGCCAGCGAACTCATCGACGAGCTGGGCACCGACACGTTCAACGAGAGCGCACTGGATCTCATCCGGGTCGAGGACGCCGAGGGCGAGTACGCCACGGTCCCGTCCGACGGCTGGGGCCAGATGATCTTCTACCGTTCCGACCTGTTCGATGCCGCGGGCCTGGAGGAGCCGAGCACGTACGAGAACGCGCTCGCCGCCGCAGAACAGCTGAACGGCCAGGACGGCACGGCCGGGTTCGCCTTGGGCAGCTCCGGCGGCGACGGCTTCACCATGCAGGTGTTCGAGCACGTCGCCCTGGCCAACGGCTGCCAGCTGGTGGACGACGAGGGCGAGGTCACCCTCGACAGCCCGGAGTGCGTCGAGGCGATCCAGTTCTACGTCGACCTCAACGAGTTCGCGCCGACCGGTGCCGGTGACGTCGACACCACCCGGGCGAACTACCTGGCCGGGCGGGCCGCCATGACGTCGTGGTCGCCGCACTTGCTGGACGAGCTGGCCGGGCTGTTCCCGGACACCCCGCTGACCTGTGCCGAGTGCGCGAACGACCAGCAGTGGTTGGTGGACCGCACCACCATCCTGCCGCTGTTCCAGGGGCCGTCGGGTGACGAGCCGACCCAGTTCGGCCTGACCATCAACCTCGGCATCACCTCGTCCGCCGACACCGAGTCCGCCAAGGAGCTCGTCCGGTACCTGCTCGGCGAGGACGGCTACATGGGCTTCCTGTCCATCTCACCCGAGGGCCGGTTCCCGATGCGCAACGGCCCCGAGGCCGGCGACACCTCGTTCGTCGACGGCTGGCGGGAGCTCGCGGTCGGCAGCGGCTCCGAGACGGTGACCGTCGGCGAGCTGTACGGCGACGAAGCCGTCGAGACCATCGCCACCGGCGCCACCGGCTTCGAGCGGTGGGGCTTCGCGCAGGGCTACGGCGCCCTGGTCACGGCGATGTACGGCGACCTCGAGCTGACGAACATCCTGCGCGACGCCCTCGACGGCACCATCACGGCGGAGGAGGCCGCCGCGCAGATGGACGAGAGCGCCACGCAGCTCGCCTCGGCGCTCGGCTGA
- a CDS encoding 2-hydroxyacid dehydrogenase, translating to MATSSARAANGVLQVGPLHPTVERELTTLGARRLPDGPDAAQFLAAQGEHVTVVVTSGGTGVDAGLMAALPKLAAIINFGVGYDATDVDAARARGVALSNTPDVLTDCVADIAVGGLIDAVRGLSAADRFVRRGEWADGGRFPLMTRVTGMRVGILGLGRIGLAVARRLEGFDARISYHSRNQVAGVSYAYAATPAELARDADAVIVTTPGGAATRGLVSAEVLDALGPRGYLVNVARGSVVDEQALVAALSAGRIAGAALDVFEAEPQVPAALMDFDSVVLLPHIGSGTHETREAMAQLVLRNLQQFLTDGTLVTPVRL from the coding sequence ATGGCGACGAGCTCGGCACGGGCGGCGAACGGTGTGCTCCAGGTCGGTCCACTACATCCCACCGTCGAGCGTGAACTGACGACGCTCGGGGCGCGGCGGCTGCCTGACGGCCCCGATGCGGCGCAGTTCCTGGCCGCGCAGGGCGAGCACGTCACGGTCGTCGTCACCAGTGGCGGCACCGGGGTGGACGCCGGACTGATGGCGGCGCTGCCGAAGCTGGCCGCGATCATCAACTTCGGGGTGGGCTATGACGCCACCGACGTCGACGCGGCCAGGGCCCGCGGGGTCGCGCTCAGCAACACCCCGGACGTGCTCACCGACTGCGTCGCCGATATCGCCGTCGGCGGCCTGATCGACGCGGTGCGCGGGCTGTCGGCCGCCGACCGGTTCGTACGCCGCGGTGAGTGGGCCGATGGCGGCCGGTTCCCGCTGATGACGCGGGTGACCGGAATGCGGGTCGGGATCCTGGGCCTGGGCCGCATCGGCCTGGCCGTGGCCCGGCGGCTGGAAGGCTTCGACGCGCGGATCTCGTATCACAGCCGCAACCAGGTGGCCGGGGTCTCGTACGCCTACGCCGCCACCCCGGCCGAGCTGGCCCGCGACGCTGACGCCGTCATCGTGACGACGCCGGGCGGGGCAGCCACCCGCGGGCTGGTGTCGGCGGAGGTGCTCGACGCGCTCGGCCCGCGCGGCTACCTGGTGAACGTGGCCCGCGGCAGCGTCGTCGACGAGCAGGCTCTGGTCGCAGCGCTCTCCGCGGGCCGCATCGCGGGGGCGGCGCTGGACGTCTTCGAGGCCGAGCCACAGGTGCCGGCCGCGCTGATGGATTTCGACTCCGTCGTGCTGCTGCCCCACATCGGCAGCGGAACGCACGAGACGCGCGAGGCGATGGCACAGCTGGTGCTGCGCAACCTCCAGCAGTTCCTGACCGACGGCACACTGGTGACGCCGGTGCGGCTTTAA
- a CDS encoding potassium channel family protein — protein MQTKSAVHLPAPAEVVDPLRQFLTRVALAFGILLATAFIVWLDRDGYTDNTDGSVNLLDALYYTTVTLSTTGYGDIAPVTDSARLLNVILITPMRVMFLIILIGTTLETLTARSREQVRLNRWRKKLRDHTVVIGYGVKGRSAVATMLANEVSPDSLVVVDPDPAAIAEANETGLVAVMGDATRTEVLRRAGVPTASRVIITTARDDATVLATLTCRQLNKDANIVVAVREADNVALVRQGGANEVVTSSDAVGRILGLATVSPALGHVLEDLTTSGTGLEVAERMVTPREEGKQPKLLSDLVVAIVRDGVELPFHSPAIGHLVRGDRLIVVRASEELPWARREDIHQTPVEDEAEDPADRPPGGV, from the coding sequence GTGCAGACCAAGAGCGCTGTCCACCTGCCCGCGCCGGCGGAGGTCGTCGACCCGCTGCGGCAGTTCCTGACCCGCGTCGCGCTGGCCTTCGGCATTCTGCTGGCTACGGCGTTCATCGTCTGGCTCGACCGGGACGGCTACACCGACAACACCGACGGCAGCGTCAACCTGCTCGACGCGTTGTACTACACAACCGTCACGCTCTCCACCACCGGCTATGGCGACATCGCGCCGGTCACCGACAGCGCCCGGTTGCTCAACGTCATCCTGATCACGCCGATGCGGGTGATGTTCCTGATCATCCTGATCGGCACCACGCTGGAGACCCTGACCGCGCGGAGCCGCGAGCAGGTGCGGCTCAACCGCTGGAGGAAGAAGTTGCGCGACCACACCGTCGTCATCGGCTACGGCGTCAAGGGCCGCAGCGCGGTGGCCACCATGCTTGCGAACGAGGTGTCGCCGGACTCCCTCGTGGTGGTCGACCCCGACCCCGCCGCCATCGCCGAGGCGAACGAGACCGGCTTGGTGGCTGTCATGGGCGACGCGACCCGCACCGAGGTACTGCGCCGGGCCGGAGTGCCCACCGCCAGCCGCGTCATCATCACCACCGCACGCGACGATGCCACCGTGCTGGCCACGCTCACCTGCCGCCAGCTCAACAAGGACGCGAACATCGTGGTCGCGGTCCGTGAGGCCGACAACGTCGCGCTGGTGAGGCAGGGCGGCGCGAACGAGGTGGTCACGTCGTCCGACGCGGTGGGGCGCATCCTGGGCCTGGCCACCGTGAGCCCGGCGCTCGGCCACGTCCTGGAGGACCTCACGACCTCCGGTACCGGACTGGAGGTCGCCGAGCGGATGGTGACGCCGCGGGAGGAGGGCAAACAGCCCAAGCTGCTGTCCGACCTGGTCGTGGCGATCGTCCGCGACGGCGTCGAGTTGCCGTTCCACTCGCCGGCCATCGGGCACCTGGTCCGCGGTGACCGGCTCATCGTCGTCCGTGCCTCGGAAGAGCTCCCATGGGCCCGGCGCGAAGACATCCACCAGACCCCGGTGGAGGACGAAGCGGAGGACCCGGCGGACCGTCCGCCCGGCGGCGTGTGA
- a CDS encoding carbon-nitrogen hydrolase family protein — MRVALVQLAAGTDVAENVAAVRRLTKDVAADLIVLPEAVMHDFGKPDLPLGPVAQSLDGPFAAALAELAREHRATVIGGMFERSDDPDRPYNTLLAVGPDGALLGSYRKVQLYDSFGYRESERLRAGEPVPSVVDVQGVRLGLLTCYDLRFPEQSRALVDAGADALVVPAAWLRGPLKEDHWQTLLRARAIENTAYVVAAAQTGRAYCGLSMLVDPLGVVVASLGDDEGHLTAELDPARIESARDRNPALRHRRPWRSAP, encoded by the coding sequence ATGCGGGTAGCACTGGTCCAGCTCGCCGCCGGAACCGACGTCGCGGAGAACGTGGCGGCCGTCCGGCGGCTGACGAAGGACGTCGCGGCCGACCTGATCGTCCTGCCGGAAGCCGTCATGCACGACTTCGGCAAGCCCGACCTGCCGCTGGGTCCGGTCGCCCAGTCGCTGGACGGGCCGTTCGCTGCCGCCCTCGCCGAGCTGGCGCGCGAGCACCGGGCCACCGTCATCGGTGGCATGTTCGAGCGCTCCGACGATCCCGACCGGCCCTACAACACGCTGCTCGCGGTGGGGCCGGACGGCGCACTGCTCGGCAGCTACCGCAAGGTGCAGCTGTACGACTCCTTCGGCTACCGCGAGTCGGAGCGGCTGCGCGCCGGCGAGCCGGTCCCGTCCGTCGTCGACGTCCAGGGTGTCCGACTGGGCCTGCTGACCTGCTACGACCTGCGCTTCCCAGAGCAGAGCAGGGCACTGGTCGATGCCGGTGCCGATGCGTTGGTGGTCCCAGCGGCGTGGCTGCGCGGCCCGCTCAAGGAGGACCACTGGCAGACGCTCCTGCGCGCCCGGGCCATCGAGAACACCGCCTACGTGGTGGCGGCGGCGCAGACCGGCCGGGCCTACTGCGGCCTGAGCATGCTGGTCGACCCGCTCGGCGTGGTGGTGGCGTCCCTCGGCGACGACGAAGGCCACCTGACGGCCGAGCTCGACCCGGCCCGCATCGAATCCGCCCGTGATCGCAACCCGGCGTTGCGGCATCGGCGCCCGTGGCGGTCCGCGCCGTGA
- a CDS encoding carbohydrate ABC transporter permease: MVSRERVETRVIGVARVVWLAFVLVACVVPLFYMVLLSLQPLQAVLADPLNVVPSPSEVNLAAYERVIASPEDGGYGLLSFFGNSLIVALGSVVLTVTLSVLGAYAATRLRFPGKNTINTAFFAVYMFPGIVMAIPLFVLFSRLGLRGELPALIIIYLASTVPVSVYMLRNYFRSIPQGLEDAAMVDGCNRSQVIRRIVLPLAMPSIAATSLYVFMIAWNEYLFALLFLLERRDNWTVSLGLAQLDDISVSTTVLMAGSVLLTLPVVVLFFAAERLLVEGLTAGAEKG; encoded by the coding sequence GTGGTCTCGCGGGAACGGGTCGAGACCCGGGTCATAGGCGTCGCGCGGGTGGTCTGGCTGGCCTTCGTGCTGGTCGCCTGCGTCGTACCGCTGTTCTACATGGTGCTGTTGTCGCTCCAGCCGCTGCAGGCGGTGCTGGCCGACCCGTTGAACGTGGTGCCCAGCCCGAGCGAGGTGAACCTGGCCGCCTACGAGCGGGTGATCGCCTCGCCCGAGGACGGCGGCTACGGGCTGCTGTCGTTCTTCGGCAACTCTCTCATCGTGGCGCTGGGGTCTGTGGTGCTGACGGTGACGCTGTCGGTGCTGGGCGCGTACGCCGCCACGAGGCTGCGCTTCCCCGGCAAGAACACGATCAACACGGCGTTCTTCGCCGTCTACATGTTCCCCGGCATCGTGATGGCGATCCCGCTGTTCGTGCTGTTCTCCCGGCTGGGGCTGCGCGGCGAGCTGCCCGCGCTGATCATCATCTACCTGGCGTCCACGGTCCCGGTGTCGGTGTACATGCTGCGCAACTACTTCCGGTCCATCCCCCAGGGCCTGGAGGACGCGGCCATGGTGGACGGCTGCAACCGCAGCCAGGTGATCCGGCGGATCGTCCTGCCACTGGCGATGCCGTCGATCGCCGCGACGTCGCTGTACGTCTTCATGATTGCGTGGAACGAGTACCTGTTCGCGCTGTTGTTCCTGCTGGAGAGGCGGGACAACTGGACGGTCTCGCTCGGACTGGCACAGCTCGACGACATCAGCGTGTCCACGACGGTGCTGATGGCCGGCTCCGTCCTGCTCACACTGCCGGTGGTCGTGCTGTTCTTCGCCGCCGAGCGGCTGTTGGTCGAGGGCCTGACGGCCGGAGCCGAGAAGGGATGA
- a CDS encoding GrpB family protein yields the protein MHESNAAHDAVRRDPITIVPYDHTWAESFEQQRQAVEPALRPWLIGAVEHVGSTAVPGLPAKPIIDMMAMVADYEQARDAIPAMEAIGWTFVWEDGDHELRRWSFCHPDPAWRTHHLHVVEYVSQLGRDCLAFRDHLRHHPDDAASYAAVKRDLAALHHDDRPAYRAGKAPFIEDIMRRASVQH from the coding sequence ATGCACGAAAGCAATGCTGCGCACGATGCCGTGCGCCGCGATCCCATAACCATCGTTCCGTACGACCACACGTGGGCCGAGTCCTTCGAGCAGCAGCGTCAGGCCGTCGAGCCGGCGCTGCGGCCCTGGCTGATCGGCGCCGTCGAGCACGTCGGCAGCACGGCCGTGCCGGGCCTGCCCGCGAAGCCGATCATCGACATGATGGCCATGGTGGCCGACTACGAGCAGGCCCGCGACGCCATTCCCGCCATGGAGGCCATCGGCTGGACCTTCGTGTGGGAGGACGGCGACCACGAGCTGCGGCGCTGGTCGTTCTGCCATCCCGACCCGGCGTGGCGGACCCATCACCTGCACGTCGTCGAGTACGTGTCGCAGTTGGGCCGCGACTGCCTGGCCTTCCGTGACCACCTGCGCCACCACCCCGACGACGCCGCCTCCTACGCGGCGGTGAAGCGGGACCTGGCGGCGCTGCACCATGACGACCGGCCGGCATACCGGGCGGGCAAGGCGCCGTTCATCGAGGACATCATGCGCCGCGCCTCCGTGCAGCACTGA
- a CDS encoding carbohydrate ABC transporter permease, with protein MGRDGSRTTPQGAGDPAGRSGTLPDAERTPSPAPGQEPARPRRRGLSLRRREARDGLVLVSPTVLIVLLVVVLPFLWTILMSFQRLRLIDLQNVFDITLTLRNFETVLGSSDLWEMVRTTLIYSIGGTVLSVGAGLLTALALRQRFPGRMIIRAFVLVPYVIPVVSAALVWRTLLNPQFGPVNVFGVDVLGWDQPIGFLSERFHRIELFGIGFDAPIALITVIVFEAWKTFPLAFLFILARLQGLPRDLEEAARVDGATPLQRFRYIVAPQLSGVIALLVLLRFIWTFQNFNDIYLLTRGAAGTEVVSVQVYNYLISRNDVGGAAALGLLMSVVLIIAFAVYYRYGVLKQESEV; from the coding sequence ATGGGCCGAGACGGATCGCGCACGACCCCGCAGGGCGCGGGCGACCCTGCGGGCCGGTCCGGCACGCTGCCGGACGCCGAGCGGACGCCGTCGCCGGCTCCCGGCCAGGAGCCGGCGCGGCCCCGCCGCCGCGGCCTGTCACTGCGGCGTCGCGAGGCCCGCGACGGTCTGGTGCTGGTCAGCCCGACGGTGCTGATCGTCCTGCTGGTCGTCGTCCTGCCGTTCCTCTGGACGATCCTCATGTCGTTCCAGCGGCTGCGGCTGATCGACCTGCAAAACGTCTTCGACATCACGCTGACGCTGCGCAACTTCGAGACCGTCCTGGGCAGTTCGGACCTGTGGGAGATGGTCCGCACCACGCTGATCTACAGCATCGGCGGAACCGTGCTGTCGGTCGGTGCCGGCCTGCTGACGGCGCTGGCGCTGCGGCAGCGGTTCCCCGGCCGCATGATCATCCGAGCGTTCGTGCTCGTGCCGTACGTCATCCCGGTCGTCTCCGCGGCGCTGGTGTGGCGGACGCTGCTCAACCCGCAGTTCGGCCCGGTCAACGTGTTCGGCGTCGACGTGCTCGGCTGGGACCAGCCGATCGGGTTCCTCAGCGAGCGGTTCCATCGCATCGAGCTGTTCGGCATCGGCTTCGACGCGCCGATCGCGCTGATCACCGTCATCGTGTTCGAGGCCTGGAAGACATTTCCGCTGGCGTTCCTGTTCATCCTGGCCCGGTTGCAAGGGCTGCCGCGTGACCTCGAGGAGGCCGCCAGGGTCGACGGCGCCACCCCGCTGCAGCGGTTCCGCTACATCGTGGCGCCGCAGCTGTCCGGTGTCATCGCGCTGCTGGTCCTGTTGCGCTTCATCTGGACGTTCCAGAACTTCAACGACATCTACCTGCTGACCAGGGGCGCTGCCGGCACCGAGGTGGTGTCCGTGCAGGTCTACAACTACCTGATATCGCGCAACGACGTCGGCGGCGCGGCCGCGCTGGGCCTGCTGATGTCGGTCGTCCTGATCATCGCGTTCGCCGTCTACTACCGCTACGGCGTGCTGAAGCAGGAGTCGGAGGTCTAG
- a CDS encoding DUF6457 domain-containing protein gives MDRWVSELCDQLGVPVDDVDVGAILDVARDAAHNVERPAAPVTAFVAGYAAAIKGGGAAQVAAALDTAGDLARDWTEGPDVTTPALQ, from the coding sequence ATGGACCGCTGGGTGAGCGAGCTGTGCGACCAGCTCGGGGTTCCCGTCGACGACGTCGACGTCGGCGCGATCCTCGACGTCGCCAGGGACGCGGCGCACAACGTCGAACGGCCCGCGGCGCCGGTGACGGCGTTCGTCGCCGGGTACGCCGCGGCCATCAAGGGCGGTGGCGCCGCCCAGGTCGCCGCGGCCCTCGATACTGCGGGCGACCTCGCCCGCGACTGGACCGAGGGCCCCGACGTCACTACGCCGGCGCTGCAGTGA
- the mobA gene encoding molybdenum cofactor guanylyltransferase, with the protein MAVRAVTPWAAVVLAGGAGRRLGGTDKPALVIGGRTLLDRAVAACAGAERVVVVGPRRPTSSPVTWTREEPPGSGPLAALAAGLAALGPPGARSGVLVVLAADLPEVSPGLVGRLIGALEPPADGAVVDPLPDGAAVVDPDGWVQPLVAVYRAAPLAAALDAVGDPRNRPLRDLLPHLVLRTVPDAAGASDIDTPDDLARWQTGPVEDVGTAAKEG; encoded by the coding sequence GTGGCGGTCCGCGCCGTGACACCGTGGGCGGCGGTCGTACTCGCCGGCGGCGCCGGGCGGCGGCTGGGCGGGACCGACAAGCCCGCCCTCGTCATCGGCGGGCGGACGCTGCTCGACCGAGCCGTCGCCGCTTGTGCCGGCGCCGAGCGCGTCGTCGTAGTCGGGCCGCGGCGCCCGACGTCGTCCCCCGTCACATGGACCCGGGAGGAACCGCCCGGAAGTGGGCCGCTGGCCGCACTCGCGGCCGGGCTGGCCGCTCTCGGCCCGCCGGGTGCGCGATCCGGCGTCCTGGTCGTGCTGGCCGCGGACCTGCCGGAGGTGTCGCCGGGCCTGGTCGGCAGACTCATCGGCGCCCTCGAACCGCCGGCCGACGGTGCCGTCGTGGATCCGCTGCCCGACGGTGCCGCCGTCGTCGACCCGGATGGTTGGGTACAGCCGCTGGTGGCGGTCTACAGAGCCGCGCCCCTCGCGGCCGCTCTGGACGCCGTCGGCGACCCGCGGAACCGGCCGCTGCGAGACCTGCTGCCGCACCTGGTACTGCGTACCGTCCCGGACGCGGCCGGCGCATCGGACATCGACACGCCGGACGACCTGGCCCGATGGCAGACGGGCCCGGTAGAGGATGTGGGAACTGCCGCGAAGGAAGGGTGA
- a CDS encoding Lrp/AsnC family transcriptional regulator, giving the protein MESATADELDRLVIAALLAHPRATNATIGQAVRSSEATVSRRIARLRRQGAVRVVGALDSQLSHRARSVFVRLRCAPGAADELARPLALWDETGSVKVLTGSVDCVAELAYTSNEHLYRLMMHRLPQFDGVMSTFSNQVIRRFSTPHGWNPGILPDDVVAALRAERHDRWDEQPEPAEVSPMSRLDERIMRELVVDGRMSWQDLAHRCEVTPSTARRRAESLMSRGFLRMRTVVEPEILGLTVNAFVWLTINPTKIGLAGEMLAKHRNVLMIAATTGDRNLCGEIAVDNDSALYDFLSETIGHLPGLLHADVAVALRTVKRAGKVVPDLQPAETAT; this is encoded by the coding sequence ATGGAATCGGCAACAGCCGATGAACTCGACAGGCTCGTCATCGCGGCCCTGCTGGCACACCCGCGGGCCACCAACGCCACCATCGGCCAGGCGGTGCGCAGCTCCGAGGCCACGGTGTCGCGGCGCATCGCCCGGCTGCGCCGTCAGGGTGCCGTCCGGGTGGTCGGCGCACTGGACTCGCAGCTCAGCCACCGGGCCCGGTCGGTCTTCGTGCGGCTGCGCTGCGCGCCCGGCGCCGCCGACGAGCTCGCCCGGCCGCTGGCGTTGTGGGACGAGACAGGATCGGTCAAGGTGCTCACCGGCAGCGTCGACTGCGTGGCCGAACTCGCCTACACGTCCAACGAGCACCTCTACCGGCTCATGATGCACCGGCTGCCGCAGTTCGACGGCGTCATGTCGACCTTCAGCAACCAGGTGATCCGGCGCTTCTCCACGCCGCACGGCTGGAACCCCGGCATCCTGCCGGACGACGTCGTCGCCGCGCTGCGGGCCGAGCGGCACGACCGCTGGGACGAGCAGCCCGAACCGGCCGAGGTCTCACCGATGTCCCGGCTCGACGAGCGGATCATGCGGGAACTCGTCGTCGACGGGCGGATGAGCTGGCAGGACCTCGCGCACCGCTGCGAGGTCACGCCGAGTACCGCGCGCCGCCGGGCCGAGTCCCTGATGTCCAGGGGCTTCCTGCGGATGCGTACCGTCGTCGAACCCGAGATCCTGGGTCTCACGGTGAACGCCTTCGTCTGGCTGACCATCAACCCCACCAAGATCGGGCTGGCCGGCGAGATGCTCGCCAAGCACCGCAACGTGCTGATGATCGCCGCGACCACCGGAGACCGGAACCTGTGCGGCGAGATCGCCGTCGACAACGACAGTGCCCTCTACGACTTTCTCTCCGAGACCATCGGCCACCTGCCCGGGCTGCTCCACGCCGACGTCGCCGTCGCCCTGCGCACCGTCAAGCGTGCCGGCAAGGTGGTGCCCGACCTCCAGCCCGCCGAGACCGCCACCTGA